In the genome of Bradyrhizobium arachidis, one region contains:
- a CDS encoding GNAT family N-acetyltransferase: MPHVPTTVAIRLLTASDAAPYRTIRLEALAAHPEAFASAFAREQDKPLAWFEERLTTSDVFGAFIAEELVGVAGFWRQEGAKTEHKAVLWGMYVRPDARKSGVGRRLVDALAAHAAERVEQLQLAVVSENAAAIRLYTGAGFVEYGREVKALKLDGRYFDEILMALFFDRSGK; encoded by the coding sequence ATGCCGCACGTCCCCACCACCGTCGCGATCAGGCTGCTCACGGCTTCCGACGCAGCTCCTTACCGCACCATCAGGCTGGAAGCCCTCGCCGCGCATCCCGAGGCCTTTGCCAGCGCGTTCGCGCGCGAGCAGGACAAGCCGCTTGCCTGGTTCGAGGAGCGTCTCACGACGTCGGATGTCTTCGGCGCCTTTATCGCGGAGGAGCTTGTCGGCGTCGCCGGCTTCTGGCGGCAAGAAGGCGCGAAGACCGAGCACAAGGCCGTTCTCTGGGGCATGTATGTACGCCCCGATGCGCGAAAATCCGGCGTGGGGCGTCGCCTCGTCGACGCGCTCGCGGCACATGCCGCAGAGCGGGTCGAACAGCTCCAGCTTGCCGTCGTCAGCGAGAATGCGGCGGCTATCCGGCTCTACACTGGCGCCGGGTTCGTTGAGTACGGCCGCGAGGTGAAAGCCCTCAAGCTGGACGGCCGATACTTCGATGAGATCCTGATGGCCTTGTTCTTTGACCGAAGCGGCAAGTGA
- a CDS encoding Vgb family protein, translated as MKRSAAEIVREYGPFAGVEAVHGVTYDGTHVWFASGDKLSAIDPASGKVARSIDVAAHAGTAFDGRHLFQIAEDRIQKIDAATGKVLSTIPAPGGGGDSGLAWAEGSLWVGQYRERKIHQVDPDTGKILRTIESKRFVTGVTWVDGELWHGTWEGEDSDIRRIDPETGKVLEQLDLPSGTMVSGLESDGADRFFCGGGERGNVRAVRRPRRSSR; from the coding sequence ATGAAACGTTCAGCCGCCGAGATCGTCAGGGAGTACGGGCCGTTTGCGGGTGTCGAGGCCGTGCATGGCGTCACCTATGATGGCACCCATGTCTGGTTCGCATCGGGCGACAAGTTGAGCGCGATCGATCCCGCCAGCGGCAAGGTCGCGCGCTCGATCGATGTCGCCGCGCATGCGGGAACGGCGTTCGACGGCCGCCATCTGTTTCAGATCGCCGAGGATCGCATCCAGAAGATCGATGCCGCGACCGGCAAGGTGCTCAGCACGATCCCCGCGCCCGGCGGCGGCGGCGATTCAGGGCTTGCCTGGGCGGAGGGCTCGCTCTGGGTCGGACAATATCGCGAACGAAAAATCCATCAGGTCGATCCGGACACCGGAAAGATCCTCCGCACCATCGAGAGCAAGCGTTTCGTCACCGGCGTCACTTGGGTCGACGGCGAGCTCTGGCACGGCACCTGGGAAGGCGAGGACAGCGACATCAGGCGGATCGATCCCGAGACAGGCAAGGTGCTGGAGCAGCTCGACCTGCCCTCTGGGACGATGGTCTCTGGCCTCGAGTCCGACGGCGCAGATCGCTTCTTCTGCGGTGGTGGGGAGCGCGGCAATGTGAGGGCGGTCCGCCGTCCCAGGCGCTCGTCCCGCTAG
- a CDS encoding DUF899 domain-containing protein, translating to MMTSADKQTAMQTPPVVSPQDWEAARQQLLVKEKAHTRARDALAAERRRMPWMEVTKTYAFEGPGGKVSLTDLFQGRRQLIVYRAFFEPGVFGWPDHACRGCSMVADQVAHVSHLNARDTTLVFASRAPQADIARLKKRMGWTMPWVTVTDSFDKDFGVDEWHGTNVFFRDGNRIFRTYFVKSRGDEQMGGTWNYLDITPLGRQEVWEDSPKGYPQTPTYKWWNWHDSYTEGAAPDKKWVEISDAGEKAFREEAAEGRD from the coding sequence ATGATGACTTCAGCAGACAAACAGACCGCCATGCAGACACCGCCGGTGGTGTCGCCTCAGGACTGGGAGGCAGCCCGTCAGCAACTGCTCGTGAAGGAAAAGGCGCATACCCGTGCCCGCGACGCCCTGGCCGCCGAGCGCCGGCGCATGCCGTGGATGGAAGTGACCAAAACCTATGCGTTCGAGGGGCCCGGCGGCAAGGTCAGTCTGACTGATCTGTTCCAGGGGCGGCGGCAGCTGATCGTCTACCGCGCCTTCTTCGAGCCTGGCGTGTTCGGCTGGCCCGATCATGCCTGCCGCGGCTGCTCGATGGTCGCCGACCAGGTCGCCCATGTCTCGCATCTCAATGCCCGCGACACCACGCTGGTGTTCGCCTCGCGCGCGCCGCAGGCCGACATCGCCAGGTTGAAGAAGCGGATGGGCTGGACCATGCCCTGGGTCACCGTCACCGACAGCTTCGACAAGGATTTCGGCGTCGACGAATGGCACGGCACCAACGTGTTCTTCCGCGACGGCAACCGCATCTTCCGCACCTATTTCGTCAAGAGCCGCGGCGACGAGCAGATGGGCGGCACCTGGAACTATCTCGACATCACGCCGCTCGGCCGGCAGGAGGTCTGGGAAGACTCGCCAAAAGGCTATCCGCAGACGCCGACCTACAAATGGTGGAACTGGCACGACAGCTACACCGAGGGCGCTGCACCCGACAAGAAATGGGTCGAGATCTCGGACGCCGGCGAGAAGGCGTTTCGCGAGGAGGCCGCGGAAGGCCGTGACTAG
- a CDS encoding LysR family transcriptional regulator → MRLRQLECFRALMLHGTMTRAAELLGMSQPGISTMIANLEHATGLTLFVRRGGRLQPTPEAKLFYVEAARALDAVENAARIAGEIRSGSRGHLAIAAYPSLSISLLPRLVSKFSAKRPQLQAKIITRNSASVRELMSTQQFDLAVAELPLDYPTSHMEVFSYECMCMLPKGHPLARRKQLTPRDLDGVPFVTLFRGDPVYQQLASAFSSFGARWNVVAETEFFSTACELVAAGRGVGIVDPVVSRSFTADLVLRPLQPAISYQIAILFPTHEEPSQIARDFAGLLREALRG, encoded by the coding sequence ATGCGGCTACGCCAGCTGGAATGCTTTCGCGCCTTGATGCTTCACGGCACCATGACCCGGGCGGCCGAATTGCTGGGCATGTCGCAGCCGGGGATCAGCACCATGATCGCCAATCTCGAACATGCGACCGGGCTCACGCTGTTCGTGCGCCGCGGCGGGCGGCTGCAGCCGACGCCTGAGGCCAAGCTGTTCTATGTCGAGGCGGCGCGCGCCCTCGACGCGGTGGAGAACGCCGCGCGCATTGCCGGCGAGATCCGGTCCGGCAGCCGCGGGCACCTTGCGATCGCGGCCTATCCCAGCCTGTCGATCAGCCTGCTGCCGCGCCTGGTCTCCAAATTCTCCGCGAAGCGGCCGCAGCTCCAGGCCAAGATCATCACCCGCAACTCGGCCTCCGTTCGCGAGCTGATGTCGACGCAGCAGTTCGATCTCGCGGTGGCGGAGCTGCCGCTCGATTACCCGACCTCCCACATGGAGGTGTTTTCATACGAATGCATGTGCATGCTGCCGAAGGGACATCCGCTGGCCAGGCGAAAGCAATTGACGCCGCGCGATCTCGACGGGGTGCCGTTCGTGACGCTGTTTCGCGGCGATCCCGTGTATCAGCAGCTTGCGTCCGCCTTCTCCAGCTTCGGGGCACGCTGGAATGTGGTTGCGGAGACGGAATTCTTCTCCACGGCTTGCGAGCTGGTTGCGGCGGGCCGCGGCGTCGGTATCGTCGATCCCGTCGTGAGCCGTTCGTTCACGGCGGACCTCGTCCTGCGTCCGCTGCAGCCGGCGATTTCCTACCAGATAGCAATCCTGTTCCCGACGCACGAGGAGCCGTCGCAGATCGCCCGCGATTTCGCCGGCTTGCTGCGCGAGGCGTTGCGCGGCTAG
- a CDS encoding dienelactone hydrolase family protein gives MSTTILEYQDSAARLRGLLVADDSAAFRRPGIVLFPDARGIGTQAIARAERLAALGFAVLVADLYGAGKTAPDVPQAIELINALRADTARWRERAQAAHLALAGHAAVDATKLAAIGYCFGGTTALELARAGANLLAVVSFHGGLTSERPDDAVNIKARVLVCHGAADALVSLAQLASFQDVMSRSSVDWQVLVQGGAPHGFTNPELIESGLPNHGYHEAADRRSWAAMLGLFGEAFGVELR, from the coding sequence ATGAGCACAACCATTCTCGAATATCAGGACAGCGCCGCCCGGCTCCGAGGCCTTCTGGTCGCGGATGACTCCGCCGCCTTCAGACGGCCCGGCATCGTCCTGTTTCCGGACGCGCGCGGCATCGGCACCCAGGCCATCGCCCGGGCCGAGCGCCTGGCCGCCCTTGGCTTCGCCGTGCTCGTGGCCGACCTCTACGGCGCCGGCAAAACGGCGCCCGACGTGCCGCAGGCGATCGAGCTCATAAACGCGCTCCGCGCCGACACCGCGCGCTGGCGCGAGCGGGCACAGGCAGCGCATCTGGCGCTGGCCGGGCACGCCGCGGTCGATGCCACCAAGCTCGCCGCGATCGGTTATTGCTTCGGCGGCACCACCGCACTCGAGCTGGCGCGTGCCGGCGCCAATCTTCTGGCAGTCGTGAGCTTCCATGGTGGGCTCACCAGCGAACGACCGGACGATGCCGTCAACATCAAGGCCAGGGTGCTGGTGTGTCATGGCGCTGCCGACGCGCTGGTGTCGCTGGCGCAGCTCGCGAGTTTCCAGGACGTCATGAGCAGGAGCAGCGTCGACTGGCAGGTCCTTGTCCAGGGCGGCGCGCCGCATGGCTTCACCAATCCGGAGCTCATCGAGTCCGGGCTTCCGAACCATGGCTATCACGAAGCCGCCGATCGCCGCTCCTGGGCTGCGATGCTCGGCCTGTTCGGGGAAGCCTTCGGAGTGGAGCTGCGCTAG